One part of the Silurus meridionalis isolate SWU-2019-XX chromosome 26, ASM1480568v1, whole genome shotgun sequence genome encodes these proteins:
- the rxfp3.3a1 gene encoding LOW QUALITY PROTEIN: relaxin-3 receptor 1 (The sequence of the model RefSeq protein was modified relative to this genomic sequence to represent the inferred CDS: inserted 1 base in 1 codon), whose protein sequence is MGDVGGMTYTGATEDFFSSIPFNSTLSFGSLEDIDVSADGSPVLRCFISVTYAVVCAAGLVGNLFVLVFIRARQARRRSETNVFVLHLAATDLQFALTLPFWAADAAXDFSWPFGDVMCKLVLSATVMNMYAGVFFLTAMSVARYRCMVSALGERAGAPRTRTPVQLVALALWLLATAATAPTPIFSTVNEVAGEKLCLLRFPYGQRWLAAYHLQKILLAFVIPMAVVSISYLLLLRLVRRRSIKPRARVTRSVAVVVLSFFLCWMPNHAVTLWGVLVKLNAARWDRAYYVVHTYVFPLTVCLAHASSCLNPVIYCLTRREFRRKLRDFFSL, encoded by the exons ATGGGGGACGTCGGGGGGATGACCTACACCGGGGCGACGGAGGATTTCTTTTCTAGCATCCCATTCAACAGCACATTAAGTTTCGGAAGTCTGGAGGACATCGACGTGTCGGCTGACGGCAGTCCCGTCCTGCGCTGCTTCATCTCCGTTACCTACGCGGTGGTGTGCGCCGCGGGTTTGGTGGGCAACCTATTTGTGCTTGTGTTCATTCGAGCAAGGCAGGCGCGCAGGAGGTCCGAGACCAACGTGTTCGTGCTTCACTTGGCCGCGACGGACCTCCAGTTCGCTCTCACGCTGCCGTTCTGGGCCGCAGACGCCG CTGACTTCAGCTGGCCGTTCGGCGACGTAATGTGCAAGCTCGTGCTTTCGGCCACGGTGATGAACATGTACGCGGGCGTGTTCTTCCTCACCGCCATGAGCGTGGCGCGCTACAGGTGCATGGTGTCCGCGCTGGGCGAGCGCGCTGGCGCGCCAAGGACGCGCACCCCGGTCCAGCTCGTGGCCTTGGCACTGTGGTTGCTGGCCACCGCCGCCACCGCGCCTACCCCCATTTTCTCCACGGTCAACGAGGTGGCAGGAGAGAAGCTCTGTCTTTTACGATTCCCATACGGACAGCGCTGGTTAGCCGCGTATCACCTGCAGAAGATCTTGCTCGCCTTCGTGATACCCATGGCCGTCGTCTCCATCAGCTACCTGCTCCTGCTGAGGCTCGTGCGCCGCCGCAGCATTAAGCCCCGTGCGCGCGTCACCCGCTCGGTCGCCGTGGTGGTCCTGTCCTTCTTCCTCTGCTGGATGCCCAATCACGCCGTGACGCTGTGGGGGGTCTTGGTGAAGTTGAACGCCGCGCGCTGGGACAGGGCGTACTACGTGGTGCACACATACGTGTTCCCTCTCACCGTGTGTCTGGCGCACGCGAGCAGCTGCTTGAACCCGGTCATTTACTGCCTCACGCGCCGGGAGTTCAGGCGGAAGCTCAGAGACTTTTTCAGCCTATGA